One Malus domestica chromosome 11, GDT2T_hap1 genomic region harbors:
- the LOC103401568 gene encoding DNA (cytosine-5)-methyltransferase CMT3-like has product MQTKIEPNRSKSHPRYQTSPKSLRSKTKQNPNPITRALKNPYRPSLSLSLCSPPKSKNPRQTKNVEKSASPPKSKNPRQTNEARVEEEVATSVEKAASLPRKPVTQEVAAADEDGEESRFSGKPMEDEETRKQYPKRYVGENYALLAISCECSMYFTGSRKERKKCYERTITKSIALCFDFDPCIGAEGKEEWAKKLQRGETKEPYICKIVEMFEAIGGLLYFTAQWYYRSQDTVIKHCASVACGHVDQDVKSKSIPVCNYYCDTKYLLPYSTFVNLQTGYCSLSTYCHDAEIMQSGSDDSTISVSDDVCLDSEVDSKLSNGVCAKSQVRLLDLYSGCGVMSTGLCLAAHLANVNLVTLRETVSIDCNAMLL; this is encoded by the exons ATGCAAACAAAAATAGAGCCAAACAGATCGAAAAGTCATCCCCGATACCAGACATCCCCAAAGTCCTTACGCTCCAAAACCAAACAGAATCCCAATCCAATCACTCGCGCACTGAAAAACCCCTAtcgcccatctctctctctctctctct GTTCTCCGCCGAAGTCGAAGAACCCAAGGCAAACCAAGAATGTGGAAAAATCTGCTTCTCCGCCGAAATCGAAGAATCCGAGGCAAACCAATGAGGCGAGAGTTGAAGAGGAGGTAGCAACGAGTGTAGAAAAAGCTGCTTCTCTGCCGAGGAAGCCAGTGACTCAGGAGGTAGCTGCGGCTGATGAAGACGGAGAGGAATCGAGGTTTAGTGGCAAACCGATGGAAGATGAGGAGACTCGTAAGCAATATCCCAAGAGATATGTGGGAGAG AATTATGCATTGCTAGCAATCAGTTGTGAGTGTTCTATGTATTTCACTGGGTCAcgaaaagaaaggaagaaatgtTATGAAAGGACAATTACAAAGAGTATCGCCCTTTG TTTTGACTTTGATCCTTGCATTGGTGCAGAAGGCAAAGAGGAATGGGCAAAAAAACTCCAACGA GGAGAGACAAAAGAACCCTACATTTGTAAGATTGTGGAAATGTTTGAGGCAATTGGTGGGCTATTATATTTTACTGCACAATGGTACTATAGATCACAAGACACT GTCATAAAGCACTGTGCTAGTGTTGCTTGTGGGCAT GTTGATCAAGATGTGAAGAGTAAATCAATTCCAGTGTGCAATTACTATTGCGACACCAAGTATTTGCTACCGTATTCTACTTTTGTCAATCTGCAAACAGGATATTGTTCTCTTTCTACTTACTGTCATGATGctg AAATTATGCAGTCTGGAAGTGATGACTCAACTATCTCTGTTTCGGATGATGTTTGTTTGGATAGTGAGGTTGATTCAAAGCTGTCAAATGGAGTGTGTGCCAAATCACAAGTAAGGCTCCTGGACCTATATTCTGGTTGTGGAGTGATGTCTACTGGCCTGTGCCTTGCTGCCCATTTGGCCAATGTCAATCTTGTAACG TTGAGAGAAACTGTTTCAATTGATTGCAATGCAATGCTGTTGTAA